A region of the Ciona intestinalis chromosome 12, KH, whole genome shotgun sequence genome:
gtaacatactcggtaacttgtaagctggcatgaggtatatgaacacccgtgttataacgactgtcattttccagccacacaaagataaagtaagttacatttattcaatcattTGAAATGAACttgtatttacattatacCTAAAAAGtctgaaatgtttttttaaattttagttcaaTATATCCACTCTGTTCAACCAACGTCCTTCTTCTGCTGAGCTCTTTGCTCAATCCCCTGAAAACAATTCACATCAACAAAGCAATGAACCGAAAAAGCGCTTCGCTGCAAGGTCTCTCTCCCTTTCCCTGGGCAACGGACAAAGCCTATTTgaaacaaaccaaccaataAATTTGGTCAACGGTGCAATATCAGTGGAGGAACTTGAAAGCCCAGTCCTTGGAATGCCAGCTCATCGCGCTCGCTTTTACTCCACAAGCGATGCTGCTCCAAAAAACCTCTCACAAGTTGAGGAATCAGTCATCGATAAACTGTTTGACGCTCGCCAGGTTGGTGTACAAACCACCTACTTTCAAAGTACAACAGCAGGAAAAACATCAGCTGTACAAACAGTACCTGCAACTAAAACCCATACAGACAATCACCCCAAACCCCCTTTCACAATGGGTGGGCCTCACCCCCACAGTACTTCACATAGCACACCTTCCTTAGCTCAATCTTTTCCCTCACTGTACAGCCAACCCAAAACACAGCATTCATCTTTCCACTCCAATTTTCGACCTCCCGTTCCACCCACAAATATATCAGGAAAACTTCCACTCACCTCAGGACCTGCCCTTACCAAAAGCATGTCGGTGGCTAGTGGTTTAGCCGCACTACCGCTAAACACTACTTCCCCACTAAGAGTTGTACCAACCCTTCATGAAACAACAAAAGACCAACCCCTCTTGCTCTCGCCTCATGCTCTACGTCCATCTGCTAAAGGTATAaatttagattaaaataaatttcaactcTTTTTAGAAAggcataaatttaaattaaaataaattttaattttttttagaaaagtatcaatttaaattaaaataattttttattttttttagaaacgtATAATTttggattaaaataaaatttaacattttttagaaaggtataaatttagattaaaataaattttcctgttatttagaaaggtattaatttagattaaaataaattttaacatttttagaaaGGTATAAATTTAGATTTCAGATTAATTAGTTTTACTTCACAATTAAATAAGAAtctcattttgttttttgtctGATGGGGCAACAACAACTGTTATAACACGTGGACATTTGGTTGGACAAATTACAATTAGGTGCCTTGATCAATGACTCATAGACCCACAATGGTGTGGCGGCatagagccttgaacctggtatcTTCTAGTTAAGTAGCAAGCGCAAAAAACACTGTACCATTGAACTATACAACTAGTGTAGACtacaattacaattttttatcaaactAAACCATATATTGCATCACAGGTAGTAAATGTGTTCCAATCCCCAACACCAAGCAATCAGCATCAACATTACAAAACCAGGTTCGTCctgtttgtatataaatatttactttattatctGTTAAGATATGtattactacatatatatatatatatatatatatgttgtgtcatatttaaaacaaagtgcAACCATTTTTCTACTGTCATTTGTTATgttgttatgttataataatcTAACCCTTTTTTATGGACAAATCTACATTGTATACaagaataagttacattattttagtttaacatttacgaataaatttctaaacaattaaaaattagcTGTTTCTAGtcttctaaaataaaaacttgtaatcaaaaagatatatataagatatatattattgtatagtTGTACACCATACCAATATTACATGGACATACAACAATGTACAATAGGCCTAGGGTACCAAGTATGTGGTATGCTATCTTgctgtatttatattatatgtatatatacaataaagcTTGAATGTACCTTTCTTGTTTGTTGATCtcttaaaatgtaatttctgCTTAGTGTTAATTATATTACGCGCAATATAGCCATTGCACTGGTGGTGCTTACTGCATTACTGTTAGGCATTCAAGGTGATTTATCATGTACATAAAAACAAGGCAACAACTCAATTGTTCTTGTTTTTAGTATGATAATGATATATTGTTGGTCGATTCTGGTAGCATAAACACAATGCACTGCGTGTTGCTGATTATGCAGTTAACAAGAGTTCGATTTAACACATATTTaagaaaaagataatatttcaCTATTTTCACTAAACCTTTTATTTGAGTAAGAGACTAATGTTGAAGGAAttgacaatatatattatgtttggtGAGGTACCATTGTCACTATGGTACTCCATTAGTTTGacctgattttttttatgcgtGTTTTGTAGCACTAGTTgtatgaaaacatatttttatgaaaatataattctcctgtaaatgttatttagaaaaattccttttttttctcattttaactgataaaatactaaatatttatctttaaaattaatgtaatgGTGTAATGTGTATTTGGTATGTTTACCAATAagattttcaatgtttttctGTTTGCCATCGTGTGTTGCATCATGTGTGTCATTCCTACCTACACAAATATTGAACATCCATCGTAAATAATGAGCCTTCTCTGTGCCTTCTACATATGCATTATGCACACTGTCATAGTTGGTGTTTTGCAGCTATTAatcatttggtataaaatcTCTCCTAGATTAATTAGTCATTGCAGCACGACAGTGTGTATGACATAAGCTGCATTTGCACATCCACCAAGCAACTGCTATGCAATAATAATGcatttaaacaacacaaatcaACAGGCTCGCATATTGTTAACATATCGTCGAGGTATAACCAAAGTAGCTTATATCACATTTTTCAaaggtgtttattttacaattttgcatGCTGTTGGACATAAGACACATTTTGGCAAAGTTTGAGCAATCTTAAAAATGTGACATACGCTACTTTGGTTTTAGCTCGATGATATGTTCACAAGGACCAAAATTCACttagtgttttaatatttaatattgctGCAGTGtgaatattaacttttaatttgcAGCCTTGAATTGTCAAGATTCCAATTAAACATCTAGATCCCATAATCCCCCCCCACCCCTCCCTATAATTACCCCTATTCTacgtgggtgaggttctactgCGTGGCATTCCAGcagacctaagatttaggccagcgTTGGCTCATTACGCtgcatttattattaagtACCAGCTTTCCAGTTTAAAATTCATGGTTTCGGATTGCTAATGCAAAATTTGCAGCTATGTGTAATGTATACATCATACCAAAACAAACAAGCTACATTTAATTTTCAGCAAAAAGTTTCTGAAGAACCGAAAAAAGACACTTTAATCTCACCCCAGGATTTTGAGCATTCAACTTTCATGCCAGAAAAAGCTGAAAAACTTCGTCAGCGGCTCGTCGAAAGTGCTGGATCCCCACAAGTCGAACCAATGGATAAAGAGCAGTTTGCTAAAACACTTGTCTTCCTATTACAGGTATGTTAGCTCTGCATatcataataattttttacattgaCCATTAGTATGTGTGAATATGATATTGTTACAATACGAATACAATCAAAGAAAAGGCCAACAGTATGGCCTGCAGCGTGCAGGAGTGTGGACACCACTGCTGTTTTCCACTAACAAATTTCGTTAAGATAAGCTTGTAAATATACTTACATCTTcacaaatataattattgCAAAACAGCCTGGTTTTTAGTGGCAATATTGTTCGTTAATATTTACTAATTGAGTGGCGTAACTATTTTAAGATATTTCTTATGTGAGTTATATTTTCAGAGCGACGATAGCTTTCTTTCCACTATACACAATGCTTATGTAAGTTCCCTGCAAGCAAGCAAGCAAGGCAATCCATCACCAAATTCACTTTGGAATTAATGCCTTGAAACTTCAGTaaaaggaatattttaaagggaaaaaaactgtttcatGAACTTATTTTCCTTCCAAGAATATCTGTGTCTAAAGTCTACGATTCAACTAAAAGTTTGAGTTCTTGTGCTGTCGTCAGCCAATCTACATTTCTGTTTCGCTCTTGTGTCTAATTAGTTTCATAGCGATTAACGTGATCTATTTTACATCTGTAGACTGTTCCAACcagattttattatttctggTTCCTTGCTTATAGCAACTGTAGGCCACAGTATTAGCAGCAGTGCACCATGCATTGTGTTGATGCTTTTAGTTACACCGTATGTTTTGCACTCTCTGCCGATTTTCACATCAGTTGGGAAATGTCCAGTTTTTGTGTTCGTGCCTCTGCCGCCATTTTTTAGCAAGATTATTTTTCGCTTTCGCAATCACCATATTTGCTAAAAAGTCATTCTCGTGACAACGGTTTTGCTTAAAGAACGGTTTTGGCTTTTTGCGCCCACGTTTATTTCTGTACATACGTTTTACCACAGATTGAAGGTTTTTCTTTTACAGTGAATTTTTTGTACAGTTCTTCAATTTCTGTCTCCCCCCACAGTGTGTTTACCCACAATCACAAAATAACTCCACACCCCTTTCAGCTTTATGGCTTAAAAATGGTGCTGACCATAAAACGGTGCTCTACAAAAAACaccatgtaaaaaaacaatcaaacagttataatatatacagataCAAACTATTAATATTTGCTCCCTAGACAATAAGGTGTAGTACAATCGTGATAAAACTGTCTTACGCTGACTACATTATAGCACGATATCCCACGTACTTAAAACCAAGCGcgcatgttttttaaacatttgtaattttcaccaaagaaaaatgaatttagAATTTTCTGTGATTTGAATTTTCACTGCAGAAAATAGAACTTTCTGCGAATCGCAAACGGTTGCGCCAAATTTgcaatttgttttgaaaaactcGAGTTCATGTTTTTGCGCCCAACCAACTTGCCAACCTCGCATTATTGTGTTCCCGCCTATTTCTGCTTCGTAGTGTTGATCATTACTCCAACACATCAGCTTCCTTCTGCCTTGCCTGGATTTTGCATTGCTATTTCCATACTGTTACAGCTCAGCTGTAGCAATACTACACCGCATTACGTTTTCCACACATATACAATCAGGGCCGTAACtaaatttctgttaaaaagtctgaattaaaaatttagaGTCAACATTTTATAGCAAGAACAAAccacaaatattaatattttgtcaCTTTACCCAAGTTTCGTATTTTTGGTCCAGTTTTATTGGCATAATTCTGCCACATCCTGTTTTTACCTGGACATCTAAGCACTGTGCTACAAACGCAGCAGTAAGCCCCCGCATGGTTTTAGTCGAACCAACTATGCAGTTAGCATGGATTTCTACGTTTTATCGTCCATGATCCTCCACTTGCACTGCATTCCATCGCATcccagaaaaaataatttcccaaaatttttttcttacaacATGTATTATTATTCCCCGTTCTCAACGAGTAAAGCAAAAGCgtatcaaattttttttttcaaaatgtcGTACTTTCtgtataaaatttttttcccgaattttttttttttcgaacaTAACTAAtgtaaaaccatttttttgtcacaaaCTCTAATTCAGTGAAATTCAAATTCTGAATCTCTTTTACTTGATGTTTTTAATTGCTCCAGGGacttttttgtctcattttttGAGGTGATGCATTAATTGCTGCTTTTATACAAAaccccttttttattttttttcatgtctTCGTAAAAAAAAGTGTACGAAATTTTGTAAACCCGTAAAATTTTCTCCAAACTTCTtcagaaacatttttatcattcattttgaattttaaatcaCTAAAGTAAGAaagacttaaaaataaaatgtcttAACATAGCTGTAGCATTAAACACACAATGattataaattatgtaaaatttaattatgtttttttttctgtctaAAACTAAACTGTAGTACAAACGCAATTTTTCTCTATTGGTGTTCCGTATATTCTCTGTATGATACAGTTTACTGCCGACAGCTACTTGCTTCCTGTCTGTATTACTTTTGTGGCCGCTTTTTCACTGTGCTGGTCTATATAGAAGCACAGCAACACTATTGTAACATAAGCAAACAAATTGTTGCTccaaattcaaagaaataaaattgtgtagttattattttaaagcaaaaaaaattgaacaattTTTTCGGAAccatttttaacacttttaacTTCAAAATATAAGATGTACTCTCCATTAAAAGTCATGTGCCTAATATTGGCTGCTCATACTCCTTGTGGAATTGCTCAATTCATTCTCCATATTTGCTGTTTAATCCTGGCAAACTTTCAACTTAAATTTCATCTTGGGTATAATTTAGTGGGATTTGGGTAGTATGCAGTTTTAGCATCGTTCTGTGTTAATTCAACCTTGATTTCTTTTATCTGCTTGTCCTACATAAAATTTCGAAATAAACCAGGCATTCATTTTAAACCTGATTGTTGTTACTTTAATAATAGGTTGAAGTATGTTTGCACATTATtggaaaaaatttttttttatagattgataaaataacaaaatttctGCCAGGATTGAAATTTCGGTGACATCTGTGAATGTCTTCAAGAGACGCAAAAAATATCCTATCAAACTAATAAAATGTCtatgaaaaacttaaaatgtctGTCACATACCCCAAACTTCTGTGGCGAACATACAATATACATGAGAAATGTACTCTgtacagaatttttttttccagaaCTGCATAGTCTTATCAAACCAAACATTCGGAAGCTCATACCTAAAAACTGgctttcaaaatataaaataaatgatttcaGAGAAAACAAATAGATTAAACTTTTATTGACACCACCAAAAAAACGCATTAGATTAAGCTCTTGAAGCTGGTTTTGGATGAAAAGTGACTTCAACTGCCTTCGATAACGGAAGGGTTTCTGATGTCGTTGTGTTATGTTTGACATCCAACGGTGCACGAACGATTTTAACGAAAAGTAATTTCACGACGCACGCCTCACTCCACTGCTCATGGCTTAAATATATCTGGGTAGGAAAATGAGTAgaagttattgttttgttttatgatcAAGTTACAGTAGAATTCTCCTTGTTAATGGATTTTCTAACTCAACCATTTTATAGATGCcacatttttgttattataacgGCTTGCcacttatttacccttgcatGGCAGGCCAGCTTTAGAATTTATAACATTCTGTTTAATGGACCCCATGCTACATGCTCATCACTCATCAGTAACTTTGTGAGCGATTGTATTTATTGCTGattctgtttttattgtataacCAACAATATAGGCAACCATTAATGTTCCCTGGCTGGAGAAAGGTTTGGTAACTGTTTCGCTCGTAGACATGGACACAACACTTGGTTACTTGGCAAGCACAAGCAGTCTAACAACCAAGCCACAACgccagaaaaaaatcattgatgtttaatataaagtatgaTACATGAGAGCAGTGAAGCCAGATAAAATAAAGGAGgtacaaaaaatttttttttttaattttttgtttataaattttttaaagggCGACCGAGCCCCCTGAGTCCCCCCCCCTTTTGGCTGCGCCACTTCATGAGAGCATCCAACACTAGTCTTACCTTTGtagatattttatgtttaaatggaGTGCTTTGTTTCACATCTTGTGGTGAAAGATTGAACAACTGAGACGTGGAGTCAGGATATATTACTTGGATTctagaaaacaaaattctattttaaaaattcaatacAACTACTCAGTTTCTAATGACATAAATAATGCCTTGagatattattttgattaccCATTTGCAACCACTGCAACTTTGTGGTtagttataattctttaaccACTCGGGAGTATGCATTTTGTCAGtaagcgtcttgcccaaggacacctgccacaacagtagcagcaCCCAGCTCTGAACCTTGCGTTCTCTGATTACAATGCATGCACGCAAACTTTTAGCCTTTAACCAGAAGCACCAATTAATTACAACTATGCTAACAGTATGGAGTATTTCCAATTGGAATAACCAGACACAGTAGATAATTTGACctcaaaacaaataaaaggaTAAACCCAAAAGATGTAACAAACTAAAGCAAAGTTatcacatatagtagggtgaggaagatgggacagttttttattctattttcccctCCCAGttgatagcaaacaaaaaacattcaaagaattataaaactgtaacctcacgactcccaaagaccgttgttaattgtttaaactttaaaacaagatcaggatatttggatattatgtgctaaaggtgtcccatcttaccccacactcaCACAAAGTATAGGTTACAAATTATAACAACCGACCTTATTTCATGGAGCGGGTTAGTTAGATTTTCAGCAACCGCATCAACATTAAGTGCAGCCACCAACCCAGCACTAATGACCACAGGTGAATCAGGGTTGGGTTGTGGCTCATGTATGATGACTCGTGACTTCTGGACCTGAGGAAAGGGGGTGATACAAAGTagaaaaatactgtttttcaaaaattcacattttgaactaatttttatcaaaaattcacattttgaactaatttttattaaaaattcacattttgaactaatttttatcaaaaattacatttttaagtaTCTTAtcaaaaaatcacatttttaattaattttaatcaaaaatcacattttttaaataacacatGGAATTTTTCCATGCATTTTTGGATAAATGCCTTAAGAAGTAAAAACCTGACAATTGTACAGATAGGAGAAgaaactgtaataaaaaaaaaaaaaaattgttttcattattttgtatttaccaAGACACCAAAATATTACCTTGTTATTCAAATCTACTTCTGAAGCACTGTAATGCGACAAGAGTGGTTGCAGGAGTTTCACGACAAGAGAAGGTTTTCTCGACGCAGAAAGCTTAAGAAGTTCGTTAAAAAGAGTCCGGCTGAATGAGTCCGGAGCAATGTCACTCTTCTCGAGGATTGATTTAAGTTCCTGGACTCTATGGAAGAATTCTTCACACAGCTTGCTTGGTTTCAATGGTTTTTCACCACTGGATTGTGATTTGCTGTGTGAAAACAAaggttataaaaaatatgttatcttttaaaaatttaaaaaataaaaataatttgatcaacatataaaaatatttggaatttttgtttattaacataTGAGTAAACTTGGAGCAAATGTATGTTGATATACCaccatttatttaacattgaAGAGGTTTAGCTGTAACTTTTagggtttaattttaaatttttttaattaaaacagcttttaggGATTTCTTTAGGATGCCTCTGTTAAACTGTATGTATGTAGATATTAATATAtgcataacataatttatatgGGTAAAGTCCTAGCTAGGTTTGTCAGGAAACCTggaactgtttttatttttttcatatgaCACTATTTGAAAATAAGTGAaaattttcacaatttttttttttactgtacaAAATTTGAATAACCCAAGGCACAtgtggtgtattcatacaaatAAGGCCACGGGCATAGTTTTTATAATGATTTATCTGTAAAAATGCACTCATAACGTTTATAATCAGCATATTTTCAGTTGAATTTGAAAGCCTAATAACCGATAGGCCTACCATGGTACATAGACAATATCCTATGAaaaaatcgtaatatataacaaagaaaattacttttttctaCTCAAAGTGGCTTCTTGCATTTCCAATACAAACAGCAAAGCTTGTGCCTTAAGTCGCAGTTGGAGAACCAAAGCTATTTCATTCGTGCTTAAGCCTAGGTAAAGATGCTCAAGCTAAAAGAAAATACTcattataagttaaaaatatgaatttgtgttaaaaataagcaGGCATAAGAAATAACTAAAATGCTCTAACCAAGTGGTAATTAAAGGGTGGTCTAAACAGGCACCTAAACAGATACACTTTTTTAAGTTACATAGTAATTGGACTAAATGAGTCACAACATCCAAAATGGAAAAGGAATGATAAAGTCCAAAaagtaacccagaggtaatggattaaggctcgtcgctgctatgattgtgggcgtatgtgtccttgggcaagacagttaacggcaattgctccaacccgggggccactaattggttgtctaaattatctaTATTGTTAGTTAAATTACTTACTTCTTTAGTGAGTTGGATGATTTGATTTGCTGCAGGTTTAGCGAATGCTGTATGTTGAGCGCATATGTGACTTGAACCTGTCCAACTTCTCGTATCTACAGCCtgtttattatgtaaactGTTATTTCTGCAACAATGTGGACATGTGTGTTCTTACAACCAGGGACGATGTTTCGATCCAGTGACCACTTCTTATCGAAGTTGGCAACGGaccaacatttaaataaaaaaaataaaaagccatAACACTTGGCAATTAACCAGCCAaggataaaaacatttgtttaagaATCAATGAAAAAACTAGTAACTATGTTGATCACTTTTGAGAGGAGAAGTTGAGCTTGTAGATAATCTGCCGAGCACTGAGCGGTGGACGCGAGGGAAGGAGCAACATCCGCTGCGTGACGAAGATCACGAATCGTGCAATCGAGTAACTTACGTTGTTCTGAAGGTTCATATACCTGATATAGTGAagtttgaatataaacaaaaactaccAGACCGCGTGCCGGTAATTATAACCcatgaaacaaataaagaattttattaaacagattTAAACAAGCGCCGTGGCAAGGTGGTTAGCGAgtctgcctttaacccagaggtaatgggttcaaggctgtcactgctaccattgtgactGCTACCACccccattgtgggtgtatgtgtctttgggcaagacgcttaacggcaattgctccaacccagtggtcactaatgggttgtccaagttgttagccataaataaaaaaatctaaaaaacaatcacccacaaagtaacatacatgataacttgtaagctggcataaggtgtatgaacacatgtggttataacaactgtaacaactgttttccggccacgcgaggataatgtaagttacatttatttcattatacaGATTCAGATtatagtaaaaataacaatttatgtATTGGTTACAGAGAAGTCCTATTATaaccaatttattttctttgagCAAATTTATGGGTCTTAGAATATAACATGTAGTCGTCTACTATTAGTTATACTTTATGATAAAGTTCCTTAGCCATTGCACAGTTGATCTTTAGGGCTTTAACGGGGCAAGCCTTTTATAAGCAGCATAATAGCACTTGTATTTGTG
Encoded here:
- the LOC100182892 gene encoding mRNA-decapping enzyme 1B-like → MVAKMAVEAESRINLAALKRKDPYISNIIDSATQVAVYTFSPLTNEWEKTEVEGTLFVYSRVAQPMFGFTIMNRLSMDNLTENISSNLEFQNKSPFLLYRNAKLVIYGIWFYDMYDCTRIETLLSNLCKREREGQTPNINVPIPTNNDHSPVLPSPNSTGDSSASSLSDVVAEYEVMSNHDSAEELTQSQTQNGDKSVDIMGLLFKAKDDYDKRKVSEAIPKASNKGSFQPVPVKSSTKFNISTLFNQRPSSAELFAQSPENNSHQQSNEPKKRFAARSLSLSLGNGQSLFETNQPINLVNGAISVEELESPVLGMPAHRARFYSTSDAAPKNLSQVEESVIDKLFDARQVGVQTTYFQSTTAGKTSAVQTVPATKTHTDNHPKPPFTMGGPHPHSTSHSTPSLAQSFPSLYSQPKTQHSSFHSNFRPPVPPTNISGKLPLTSGPALTKSMSVASGLAALPLNTTSPLRVVPTLHETTKDQPLLLSPHALRPSAKGSKCVPIPNTKQSASTLQNQQKVSEEPKKDTLISPQDFEHSTFMPEKAEKLRQRLVESAGSPQVEPMDKEQFAKTLVFLLQSDDSFLSTIHNAYVSSLQASKQGNPSPNSLWN